From the Lycorma delicatula isolate Av1 chromosome 4, ASM4794821v1, whole genome shotgun sequence genome, the window TTCTAacaggatttaattttaatatctttcttacgtcttaaatattggttttacatattttaacctttttcttcCCCATCGATTTTTACCTTTCCTCACTAAATTAACTAAACACGGGTGCCTTAATGTAGAGCtagttttcttctttataattatgaaatattaaatgaattatttctaaataaacagACATTCTTCTTTCTAAAGAGAATTTTGCAATGAAGTATAAATCGGGATAAAATTTGTCGACGGATGTGAGGAATGTGACATTATCTATTGTTTCCCTTTGTTCATGAGTACGTCACTGACATAGCGGTGCTGATGTAACTTCTTATCTGTTTGATTATCACCATGCGATTCATGTGTGTTATAAAAATACTTCAGCCTGGAGATTAGAAGCGAGTGAACCCATCCGTTGGCCCAGTCAAGTGTAGTAATTATCGTTGAATGTCAAAACTCACATGAGCAAactaataaaacacattaaatgaGGAGTTCGGCAGTAGTTGCTGCAGAATATAATATACAACAATTACTTATCTTTCTTGATTTCACcgtatacaaaatttattcaccctcttaaatgtattgaaaatacACTACAACAAATATACTTTCCCATAACAATCTAACTGCCCCCATAGCAGATTAATGATTTACCCGCACACGCTTACTGATAACACGGTACACAAAGTATAGAACAACGCTAAAAACACACCTACTGacagaaaatatataacatcaaCATCCATTAACCGACCGACATGCTCACGAATAAAGGTTTCTATGCTGTtttcaaaacaacaaacaaaatgcAAAAGATCATATGACAACTTACAAAACATAGATTATTGTAGCTACTTAGGAAAGTACAATTTAAACTGCAgcgatttcaataaatatattgcaCTGATTGGTCGCACATTCATCTGCAGACAAAAGGAACGCATAATAAATGCACATAAAGGAtcatatacaataaattacacgtaacaacaaattaacttttgaaaataatcttaTAGAGGTAGGACATGTGTACAAAGCCATTAATCCacaatctgaaaattttacatatataatataaaaataaagatcttgATACGCTTTAACGATATATAAAATTTACGAACTCGGTTGATATGACAAAAACAACATACTAAACGGGGAAGTACAAAAGGATCAAATGTATAATTCGATCAAACACTTAGTAGGTCTCCAGATCTTCTTAAGGTCAGCATTAATGTCGCTATATAATTCGCTGAAGAAACAAGTTTGAaagagtttttaaagaaaatttcctttacggaaagaaacaaaatttcagttgaaCTAAAAACATAACTGACTACAACAATCAAATCGGtggtattttaacaatttttttctttacgtcaCATATGTtatagaatgaatttaatactgaaaataatgaaGAGATTTCCATTATAACTATGATGTACAGGAGGGAAGACAACAACCAGTATCATCTTCTGACAAAGAATTTTGACTAAACCGTGTTAAATTTGATTTCTAGATAAGTAGAACGAATattctaatgtaataaaataaaatttataattattatagcgTATTTATACTGTAAACAATCATTTGCCTGTGGTTGTCAGTCTGGATGGTATatttgaaaaaaggaataaaaaacacctttttatattttgttgcgatgaacgtttttcaaaattttatttacattttgaactCTAATAAAAGTAACATCTGTTTTAATGAACTGTAAAATTTTCAAGATTCAATAATAATCTCGTTATATTTCTTTCGAGCTACCTTTTTTCTGGCGAATTCATCCTAATTTAAAATAACCGTATAAgcgattattttatttcttttacgctTACGTTTAACTCTAATTTGACAAAGACATCGATTAATCTCTTGATTTATGCGAAAGGGGACGTTCGATCAAAAGAACGATACGTTTGAGAAATTACTAAAACTTCGTGTAATAAAAAATTGCCACGAATATCCCTCCCTTTTTGATCGGGCTTCCGCCGTCACAGTGTACTACTACGGTAGTAACAGTAGTAATAGTAAAATAAGGCAGTGCAGGGTTAAAGCGAGAGAGTACGACGATAGCGGTTGGGGTAGTGCGTTGGAGGGGATGGATGGACGCCGCATGGTGGGAGATTGTTAGGTTTACTACTTTACATTACGTAAGGGAGGCATGACGTCACGGTAACCATGGTTACATTAGGGTTTCGGTAGTCCGCTAGGGGGCTCTGGTGATCTGCAGTCGAACCCACGGGAAAAATCAATTTAGTAGATACAGCAGCGGAGGAGTGAGGTCGTAGCGTCGGCTCGGGCTGTGTAGCGTAGATGGCTGTGCACGACGGAAATAGCGGCTGACCGTCGTCGGTCGGACGcgcgtataataaaataaataccgcaCTTTGCACGGCGGCGGTAGTGTGTAGTGCTGTTGTGTGACCGGTTGAACATTCCACCGCACAGCATGGCCTCGGTCGCCGCTTGGTTGCCCTTCGCCCGGGCGGCGGCCATCGGTTGGGTCCCCATCGCCACCCATCCTCTACCCCCGCCACCGATCCCTAAGGACCGTCGAAAGGCGGACGACGAGAAGCTTCTGATCAACGTTTCGGGGCGGCGTTTCGAAACATGGAGAAACACTTTAGAAAAATATCCCGATACGCTTTTAGGATCCAACGAGAGGGAATTTTTCTACGACGAAGAATGCAAGGAATATTTTTTCGATCGGGATCCGGACATCTTCAGACACATCCTCAATTACTATCGGACAGGAAAACTGCACTATCCGAAACACGAATGTCTAACGAGTTACGACGAGGAATTAGCGTTTTTCGGTATTCTGCCGGACGTTATCGGCGACTGTTGTTACGAAGATTATCGGGACCGTAAGAGAGAGAATGCGGAAAGACTTATGGACGACAAGCTGTCGGAGAACGGGGATCAAAATCTTCCACAGCTGACCAACATCAGGCAGAAGATGTGGCGGGCTTTCGAAAACCCGCACACGTCCACGGCCGCTCTGGTGTTTTACTATGTTACCGGTTTTTTCATCGCTGTGTCCGTGATGGCAAATGTGGTAGAGACAGTTCCGTGCGGCCACAGGCCGGGTCGGGCCGGAACCTTGCCCTGCGGTGAAAGatacaaaatagtatttttttgctTGGACACGGCTTGTGTCATGATATTCACCGCTGAATATCTTTTGCGGCTGTTCGCCGCACCGGATAGGTGTAAATTCGTTCGCAGTGTTATGAGTATTATCGATGTCGTCGCCATTCTTCCGTATTATATCGGTTTAGGCATAACCGATAACGACGACGTTTCGGGGGCTTTCGTCACTCTGAGAGTGTTCAgggttttcagaatatttaaattctcCCGCCACTCTCAAGGGCTTAGAATTCTTGGATACACCCTTAAATCGTGCGCTTCTGAACTCGGGTTTCTAGTCTTTTCATTGGCGATGGCGATAATCATTTTCGCTACAGTCATGTTTTACGCCGAGAAAAATGTTGATGGTACGAATTTTACCTCCATTCCGGCTGCATTCTGGTACACCATTGTCACAATGACTACATTAGGGTGAGTGATAACAgctgtataacaatttttttcttatactaatttatttatctataaattgttgtttttatcagTCGACCGTGCAAATCTTTGTTCGTATACACGAATccgatttaattaataagtataacgcgatttcataattgtaataatattcataaaaaaatacaaccgtATTAAGTTTAAAATCTGGAATTAGAGCGGTACCGACAAAGTACACATACGGCCGTCGATTAAGCTTATACTTTTCGGGCTTTTCTATTTCCGGTATTTTTTACGAAGTCCAAGTAGAATAAATATAATCACGTAATGAAACGTCCGGGTCAAATCGTTTGGAATACGACTACAACCGTTAACGCATACTCTTACGCGTGTAATTAATTTAGATGTACGCCgcttaatagtttattttacacTGTTTATTACACAGCGTTTTCAAACGATTGTACCTtcaattttcacatattttaaagTTAACTTCAACTTTCGTCCTCAATAATTTACGGCACGCATCGACTAATAAATCTACTGAtactaccattttaaaaaaaaaaagtatctataTTTTACCCTGGATTAAATGATGTCTTACAGAGATAAGAgatctaattaatattataatttcaaatataacgtactgatgcattttattaaaaaatagtgataACGTTGGCGTTTAATGACAGCGTGTTCACACGCTATAGATTTATTCATCAaacgttttctttaattattattacgtgtgaaatcttctacaaaaaaaaaaacgtagtcgGTCCTGTAACCGTTGAAAAGTTTTGTACtgaaatagaaaagttttttatgtaaCGATACGcagattaataaatgtaatatttaataaaggtcGTAAACACCGCTTggcacattaatttatttttattttgatcatattCTTAAggtaatatactaaaaaaaaaaaaaatcgtataaattgAAGGAGACTAAAAGATATTTctgaatttataagaaatttgcattacgaatttactttaaaaaaaaacttgctaatAAAGTTTTTGAGATCAAATGAACGAACATACTTTacggattaaaataaaacattatatcaaaaaataaattcataaacgtaaataaattaaataaataaattcataaacatttttgactttttttaggGATTACGAATTTTTAACGACCCAGAAAATCCATTCCAAActtatattccaaaaaaaatctataatcgtTGAAATACACGTGTATGAATTCGTGCCACCGAGTTCGTGTTCGGAATAGTTGTTTCAAAAACAAAGTAAGTTAAATTGAATTTAGAACGACTTATTTGTATACCGTTGGATGCTATACGATgaagtttgaaattaaaactattcaaaCATTACTAGCTAggataagaaaacaaaatcctaatttttattaattatgatccTATTTATGAGTACTGAGAAAAAAACAATTcagattgaaaatttaagaaaactatttcATAAGGAAATTTTGTAGATGTAGATTTTGacaggtaaagaaaaaaatttacaaaaaatattttatttaggaaaaaataaatagataatactaaaataaaataaatctacctaaagaaaacaatattcagcttttgatattatttttaaaaaatttaggctaTAAACCTAATAGGTAGAAggttattctatttttaagaagaaaGTCATAATGAAGATACCTAACAAATTTTGTTGTTctatttgtacaaaattaaaacaagactacatgttacaaaaaaattgacacatgtgcacacacacacacacacacacacaaagtatgTTTGTCACACAAATTATGGACAAACATAAATATCTGTTCAGTTTAATGAATAGAATTTGAACAATACGCGTCGGTTAAGTATTTACTGTTTTTAGACACAACCCCTCTATGAGTAAGAGTTGTaccttgtatttttaaaaaaacagggtttACAGCAAAGCGGGTACAACCTTTCGAGTTCTGATCAATAAAAGCCACCAAACGATCAGTAGTGCATTAACGAATTTGATTTTGcgaattccattaaaaaatgaaaaattgtttcgtAATATCATCCCTCATTGAGAAATACTTTTTGGTCTGTCCAAACGTACGTAAATCCACGAATTATAGCAGACCGATACGTAAAATGTTAACGATCGCAATAGAAAACTGAGAAGAAGGGAAAGTTAATTCCTTGTTTTTTCAGAAAGAGTTAGCTTttgatattagtttaaaaaaaaaaatgtataagttcaaaaaaatatgtattaaaagtcTCTATTTTAAATCACAGTGAACATTATTAGGTTTCAACGAAATTGTACAAAACATCTTTgagaaatacagttttaaaattaactttaaaggaattattaagaaataaactccatgacgtaaaaaaatttaccagTATAAAGGTATAGCGGTAAATATGTCTGTCACGCAACCTTTTGCGTTCGTTTTAGGGCGATTTGGTTTTCATTTGTATATTCGTCTGATTGTTCTCGATatagaacaatatttaaaactaatcattaataagttgaatataaatatatcgttacgattttaattatttttaagcgaAGTGAAAAATTATTCGCATGAAcgtaaaaagttatatatatctCGTGTACAAGTTATCTCGTGTACAAACACGATCATGTGTATTCTTTTTGTCTAATGGGCATATCTACACAAGAGCGCAgtgcgcgcgcccacacacacacacacacacacacacacacacacacacacacacacacacagagagagagagagagagagagagagacagagaaagagagaTTCACGCATATCTTTAGTTCTTTTCAATTACGAAATTGTGAGTTTGTGTGATAAATAGAAAGTATATTCTTTAACAAAACTACTTTTGTAAAAGTACTGTAAAATTGAgttacatttttttcagaaattttagaataaaaatattgatgaaataaatgtaactgcttttcttaataataaagataaaaaaacttgttatcaAAATGgagtaaaatattcttaaatttatgcaaattaatgtttgataaaagaatttcgtaagaaaaaaattattccggAATagctgaaatttcattaaaaaatccattCAAATGGTACTTTATATCGATCtctattatgtttttgttgatgATTTATGATtctatattgtaaattttgaattcaaattaaaaaaaatatcaaacgttTTAGACGTTCCCtataaattcagaaatattaaacaggaaaattgttgaaattctgtttgattttttgatataaccaCAAAGAACGCCTGAAAAAATT encodes:
- the Shal gene encoding potassium voltage-gated channel protein Shal isoform X1, whose amino-acid sequence is MASVAAWLPFARAAAIGWVPIATHPLPPPPIPKDRRKADDEKLLINVSGRRFETWRNTLEKYPDTLLGSNEREFFYDEECKEYFFDRDPDIFRHILNYYRTGKLHYPKHECLTSYDEELAFFGILPDVIGDCCYEDYRDRKRENAERLMDDKLSENGDQNLPQLTNIRQKMWRAFENPHTSTAALVFYYVTGFFIAVSVMANVVETVPCGHRPGRAGTLPCGERYKIVFFCLDTACVMIFTAEYLLRLFAAPDRCKFVRSVMSIIDVVAILPYYIGLGITDNDDVSGAFVTLRVFRVFRIFKFSRHSQGLRILGYTLKSCASELGFLVFSLAMAIIIFATVMFYAEKNVDGTNFTSIPAAFWYTIVTMTTLGYGDMVPETIAGKIVGGVCSLSGVLVIALPVPVIVSNFSRIYHQNQRADKRKAQRKARLARIRIAKASSGAAFVSKKKAAEARLAAQESGLEMDENYREEDIFELQHHHLLRCLEKTTDREFVELEVPYNGQPKRPGSPSPLISPTHSAGSRTGLLHSCCGRCCGQRYQKHHRRSTTEYTGHDEEMNDIQIRLHFTRSGGNICGGDERDRERDGNGGGGPLAADYQQSVGGGGGGGGPQGCGGKHHRAPLAAYSSASLVSIGKPNSTTSSNMTASVVVNLPTSYPNSDVDYASPATPSSPVVSSSNQQPEVRISFL
- the Shal gene encoding potassium voltage-gated channel protein Shal isoform X3, which produces MASVAAWLPFARAAAIGWVPIATHPLPPPPIPKDRRKADDEKLLINVSGRRFETWRNTLEKYPDTLLGSNEREFFYDEECKEYFFDRDPDIFRHILNYYRTGKLHYPKHECLTSYDEELAFFGILPDVIGDCCYEDYRDRKRENAERLMDDKLSENGDQNLPQLTNIRQKMWRAFENPHTSTAALVFYYVTGFFIAVSVMANVVETVPCGHRPGRAGTLPCGERYKIVFFCLDTACVMIFTAEYLLRLFAAPDRCKFVRSVMSIIDVVAILPYYIGLGITDNDDVSGAFVTLRVFRVFRIFKFSRHSQGLRILGYTLKSCASELGFLVFSLAMAIIIFATVMFYAEKNVDGTNFTSIPAAFWYTIVTMTTLGYGDMVPETIAGKIVGGVCSLSGVLVIALPVPVIVSNFSRIYHQNQRADKRKAQRKARLARIRIAKASSGAAFVSKKKAAEARLAAQESGLEMDENYREEDIFELQHHHLLRCLEKTTDREFVELEVPYNGQPKRPGSPSPLISPTHSAGSRTGLLHSCCGRCCGQRYQCTLYLEEARKVNHCIRE
- the Shal gene encoding potassium voltage-gated channel protein Shal isoform X4, with protein sequence MASVAAWLPFARAAAIGWVPIATHPLPPPPIPKDRRKADDEKLLINVSGRRFETWRNTLEKYPDTLLGSNEREFFYDEECKEYFFDRDPDIFRHILNYYRTGKLHYPKHECLTSYDEELAFFGILPDVIGDCCYEDYRDRKRENAERLMDDKLSENGDQNLPQLTNIRQKMWRAFENPHTSTAALVFYYVTGFFIAVSVMANVVETVPCGHRPGRAGTLPCGERYKIVFFCLDTACVMIFTAEYLLRLFAAPDRCKFVRSVMSIIDVVAILPYYIGLGITDNDDVSGAFVTLRVFRVFRIFKFSRHSQGLRILGYTLKSCASELGFLVFSLAMAIIIFATVMFYAEKNVDGTNFTSIPAAFWYTIVTMTTLGYGDMVPETIAGKIVGGVCSLSGVLVIALPVPVIVSNFSRIYHQNQRADKRKAQRKARLARIRIAKASSGAAFVSKKKAAEARLAAQESGLEMDENYREEDIFELQHHHLLRCLEKTTNSGHAAYRTIVVTAKDR
- the Shal gene encoding potassium voltage-gated channel protein Shal isoform X2, whose protein sequence is MASVAAWLPFARAAAIGWVPIATHPLPPPPIPKDRRKADDEKLLINVSGRRFETWRNTLEKYPDTLLGSNEREFFYDEECKEYFFDRDPDIFRHILNYYRTGKLHYPKHECLTSYDEELAFFGILPDVIGDCCYEDYRDRKRENAERLMDDKLSENGDQNLPQLTNIRQKMWRAFENPHTSTAALVFYYVTGFFIAVSVMANVVETVPCGHRPGRAGTLPCGERYKIVFFCLDTACVMIFTAEYLLRLFAAPDRCKFVRSVMSIIDVVAILPYYIGLGITDNDDVSGAFVTLRVFRVFRIFKFSRHSQGLRILGYTLKSCASELGFLVFSLAMAIIIFATVMFYAEKNVDGTNFTSIPAAFWYTIVTMTTLGYGDMVPETIAGKIVGGVCSLSGVLVIALPVPVIVSNFSRIYHQNQRADKRKAQRKARLARIRIAKASSGAAFVSKKKAAEARLAAQESGLEMDENYREEDIFELQHHHLLRCLEKTTDREFVELEVPYNGQPKRPGSPSPLISPTHSAGSRTGLLHSCCGRCCGQRYQTVPVFQRDGNRRYITATRTAEEAVEANAAGGLDGTCLVEASF